CATCGTCGTCGCCACCATCGCGCTCGGTACGTACATCGCGCTGGAGGCGACGCTCTCCTATCTGGGCGCGGGCCTGAAGCCGCCCACCGTCTCCTGGGGCATCGACATCTCCACGGCCTCCACGTACATCCGCAGCGCACCGCACATGCTGCTGTGGCCCGCGGGTGCGCTGAGCATCACGGTGCTGGCGTTCATCATGCTCGGCGACGCGGTGCGCGACGCCCTCGACCCCAAGTTGCGCTGAGGAGCCGGACCATGACGAACGAGGACGCGGCCGGAAAGCCCGCGGGCGGCGCCACGGCGCTCGCGGACACGGCCCTGCTGGACGTGCGCGATCTGCGGGTCGAGTTCCGCACCCGGGACGGTGTGGCGAAGGCCGTCAACGGCGTCAGCTACCGCGTGGCGCCGGGCCAGACGCTGGCGGTGCTCGGGGAGTCGGGCTCCGGCAAGTCCGTCACCGCACAGGCCGTGATGGGCATCCTCGACTCCCCGCCGGGGTTCGTCACCGGCGGCGAGATCCTCTTCCAGGGGCGCGATCTGCTCACCCTGCGCAAGGACGAACGGCGCCGGGTCCGTGGCGCGAAGATGGCGATGATCTTCCAGGACGCGCTGTCCTCGCTGAACCCGGTCCTCACCGTCGGGGCACAGCTCGGGGAGATGTTCCAGGTCCACGAGGGGATGTCCCGTAAGGGGGCCCGTGGCAAGGCCGTGGAGCTGATGGAGCGGGTCGGCATTCCCGCGGCCAGGGAGCGGGTGAGCGACTACCCGCACCAGTTCTCCGGCGGCATGCGCCAGCGCATCATGATCGCGATGGCGCTCTCCCTCGGCCCCGACCTGATCATCGCGGACGAGCCGACCACGGCCCTGGACGTCACCGTCCAGGCGCAGGTGATGGATCTGCTGGCGGAGCTCCAGCGCGAACTCACCATGGGCCTGATTCTGATCACCCATGACCTCGGGGTGGTCGCGGATGTCGCCGACACCATCGCGGTGATGTACGCGGGCCGGATCGTCGAGACCGCCCCCGTCCACCAGCTCTACAAGGCGCCCGCCCACCCGTACACCCGCGGCCTGCTGGACTCCATCCCGCGGCTGGACCAGAAGGGCCAGCGGCTGTACGCGATCAAGGGCCTGCCGCCCAATCTGACCGCCATTCCACCGGGCTGCCCCTTCCACCCGCGCTGCCCGCTGGCCCAGGACATCTGCCGCACCGACCTTCCGCCGCTCTACGAGGCCGGACCCGGCAGGGCCAGCGCCTGCCACTTCTGGAAGGAGACCCTCGATGGCGCACGGTGACAGCGGCCCCCCGGCGGCCGGCGCGGCGTCGGCCGGCACGGCGGAACCGATCCTGGAGGTCCGCGACCTGGTCAAGCACTTCCCGCTCACCCGGGGTGTGCTCCTCAGGAAGCAGGTCGGCGCCGTCCAGGCCGTCGACGGGGTCTCCTTCGACCTCCACCAAGGGGAAACGCTCGGCATCGTCGGCGAATCGGGCTGCGGCAAGTCCACGGTCGCCAAGCTGCTGGTCGGCCTCGAACGCCCGACGGCGGGCCGGATCCGCTACCGGGGCGAGGACATCAGCACGCTCTCCGGCCGGGCGCTGAGGGCCGTACGGCGCAACATCCAGATGGTGTTCCAGGACCCCTACACCTCCCTGAACCCCCGGATGACCGTCGGCGACATCATCGGCGAGCCGTACGAGATCCACCCCGAGGTGGCCCCCAAGGGCGACCGCCGCAGAAAGGTCAGGGAACTCCTGGACGTGGTCGGGCTCAACCCCGAGTACATCAACCGCTATCCGCACCAGTTCTCCGGCGGACAGCGCCAGCGCATCGGCATCGCCCGCGGCCTCGCCCTGCGCCCGGAGATCATCGTCGCCGATGAGCCGGTCTCCGCCCTGGACGTCTCCGTCCAGGCCCAAGTGGTCAACCTCCTGGAGCAGTTGCAGCACGAGTTCGACCTGTCGTACGTCTTCATCGCCCACGATCTGTCCGTCGTACGGCATATCTCCGACCGCGTCGCGGTGATGTACCTGGGCCGGCTCGCCGAGATCGGTACCGAGGACCAGATCTACGAGCACCCCACCCATCCGTACACCCAGGCCCTGCTGTCCGCCGTGCCCGTCCCCGACCCGGACGCCCGCACCCAACGGGACCGCATCCTGCTGGCGGGCGATGTCCCCTCGCCCGCCCACCCGCCGTCCGGGTGCCGCTTCCGTACGCGGTGCTGGAAGGCTCAGCAGCTGTGCGCGGATGTCGTGCCGCCGCTGGAAGTGCCCGCGGAGTTCCGGGAGCAGGCGGGACCGGCCGGGCACGCCTCGGCCTGTCACTTCGCGGAGGAGCGGCAGGTCGTGGCGAGGGAGTAGCCGTACGGCGGCAGCCCGTCGCGGCCCCCGGAGGAGCACATGCCGGAGCCCGCCTCCCGTAGGGGAAGCGGGCTCCGGCTTCGAGCAGCGGCGCCGTCGCTAATCGGTCTTGCCGACCTCGCCGGCCGGCTCGATGTCCTCCATCGCCGCCAGCGCCGGGTCGAGGATGATGTCCTCGTCGCGGGCTGCGGTCGTCGGCTCCTCGGGGAAGTGACAGGCCGTGAGGTGGCCGGTCTTGTTCCCGGTGATCTGGACGAGCGGCGGCTCCTCGGTCGCGCACTTGTCCTGCGCCTTCCAGCACCGCGTACGGAACCGGCAGCCGGAGGGCGGATTGATGGGGGAGGGGACGTCACCGGCGAGGCGGATGCGCTCGCGGTCCTCCTCGTCGCTCTCCACCAGCTTGGCCTCCGGCACCGCCGAGAGCAGCGCGTGGGTGTACGGGTGGCGCGGCCGGTGGTAGATCTCGTCGCGGGTACCCACCTCGACGATCTTGCCGAGGTACATCACCGCGACGCGCTCGCTGAAGTGCCGCACGATCGCCAGGTCGTGGGCGATGAACAGGAACGCGATGCCCAGCTCGCGCTGGAGCTTCTGGAGCAGGTTGACGACCTGCGCCTGGATGGAGACATCGAGCGCGGAGACCGGCTCGTCGGCGACGATCAGCTTCGGCTCCAGGGCGAGCGCCCGGGCCACGCCGATGCGCTGCCGCTGGCCGCCGGAGAACTCGTGCGGGAAACGGTTGTAGTGCTCCGGGTTGAGACCCACGGTCTCCAGGAGCTCACGGATCCGCTTCTCCCGGCCGCCGGGCGGGTTGATCCCGTTGATCTCCATCGGGCCGCCGATGATGGTGCCGACCGTCTGCCGCGGGTTCAGCGAGGCATACGGGTCCTGGAAGATCATCTGGATCTCGGACCGGATCGGCGCCAGTTCCTTGCGGTCGGCGTGGGTGATGTCCCGGCCCGCGTACGTGATCTTGCCGGAGGTCGGCTCCATGAGCCGGGTGAGCAGCCGTCCGGTGGTGGACTTGCCGCAGCCCGACTCGCCGACCAGGCCGAAGCTTTCGCCGGCGTGCACGGTCAGGTCCACGCCGTCGACCGCCTGGACCGCGCCGACCTTCCGCTTGAACGGGAAGCCGCCGTAGATCGGGAAGTGCTTGGTGAGGCCCTCGGCGGTGAGCAGCGGCTCGCCCGGGGAGGGCGCGGCGTCGCGAGGCGCCGGGAGGGTGACGTTGTCTGCCATGGTGTGTCGCTCCCTAGCCCAGCCGGGGCTTGATCTGCTCGGTGAAGAGGGTCTGCTTCTGCTCGGTGCTCAGGTGGCACGCGGCCGCCCGCCCCAGCTCCAGCGCGGGCCGCTCGTCGGTGCAGCGGGTACCGCCGACCTCCTGGGCGAAGCCGCAGCGCGGGTGGAAGGCACAGCCGGAGGGCGGGTTGAGCAGGCTCGGCGGGGAGCCGGGAATCGGGTGCAGCGCCTCGTTGACGTCCGAGGAGAGCCGCGGCATGGAGCTCAGCAGGCCCCAGGTGTACGGGTGCCGGGGCTGGGTGAGGATCTCC
This Streptomyces decoyicus DNA region includes the following protein-coding sequences:
- a CDS encoding ABC transporter ATP-binding protein — translated: MAHGDSGPPAAGAASAGTAEPILEVRDLVKHFPLTRGVLLRKQVGAVQAVDGVSFDLHQGETLGIVGESGCGKSTVAKLLVGLERPTAGRIRYRGEDISTLSGRALRAVRRNIQMVFQDPYTSLNPRMTVGDIIGEPYEIHPEVAPKGDRRRKVRELLDVVGLNPEYINRYPHQFSGGQRQRIGIARGLALRPEIIVADEPVSALDVSVQAQVVNLLEQLQHEFDLSYVFIAHDLSVVRHISDRVAVMYLGRLAEIGTEDQIYEHPTHPYTQALLSAVPVPDPDARTQRDRILLAGDVPSPAHPPSGCRFRTRCWKAQQLCADVVPPLEVPAEFREQAGPAGHASACHFAEERQVVARE
- a CDS encoding ABC transporter ATP-binding protein — its product is MTNEDAAGKPAGGATALADTALLDVRDLRVEFRTRDGVAKAVNGVSYRVAPGQTLAVLGESGSGKSVTAQAVMGILDSPPGFVTGGEILFQGRDLLTLRKDERRRVRGAKMAMIFQDALSSLNPVLTVGAQLGEMFQVHEGMSRKGARGKAVELMERVGIPAARERVSDYPHQFSGGMRQRIMIAMALSLGPDLIIADEPTTALDVTVQAQVMDLLAELQRELTMGLILITHDLGVVADVADTIAVMYAGRIVETAPVHQLYKAPAHPYTRGLLDSIPRLDQKGQRLYAIKGLPPNLTAIPPGCPFHPRCPLAQDICRTDLPPLYEAGPGRASACHFWKETLDGAR
- a CDS encoding ABC transporter ATP-binding protein, with the translated sequence MADNVTLPAPRDAAPSPGEPLLTAEGLTKHFPIYGGFPFKRKVGAVQAVDGVDLTVHAGESFGLVGESGCGKSTTGRLLTRLMEPTSGKITYAGRDITHADRKELAPIRSEIQMIFQDPYASLNPRQTVGTIIGGPMEINGINPPGGREKRIRELLETVGLNPEHYNRFPHEFSGGQRQRIGVARALALEPKLIVADEPVSALDVSIQAQVVNLLQKLQRELGIAFLFIAHDLAIVRHFSERVAVMYLGKIVEVGTRDEIYHRPRHPYTHALLSAVPEAKLVESDEEDRERIRLAGDVPSPINPPSGCRFRTRCWKAQDKCATEEPPLVQITGNKTGHLTACHFPEEPTTAARDEDIILDPALAAMEDIEPAGEVGKTD